A single Argopecten irradians isolate NY unplaced genomic scaffold, Ai_NY scaffold_0389, whole genome shotgun sequence DNA region contains:
- the LOC138312610 gene encoding ERC protein 2-like: MDSRYKKHSLSKSTDTSVAEKLEQLSVKLENSITKEYMDGIVSKLKDDIQTEIQRQNEELVNTLKVRINYLESENEELKEKVSLLEQRESDSEDTICELESKFNDLEQQGRKNSVRIFGLTDPSVKESAEECVKRVVEFSNSNLKVPLRTEDIDYAHRLGKFDQSKKRAVIVKFTHRTKKFEIIKSRRILRNSGITVSEDLTRINQQRLSEAFRLNSVQNSYSIDGKLFVVLKNGKKRRLFYDTKLTDSYLENDANFKYTGRA, encoded by the coding sequence ATGGATTCACGCTACAAGAAACATTCACTGTCCAAAAGTACTGACACTAGTGTTGCGGAAAAACTAGAACAGTTATCCGTAAAGCTTGAAAATTCAATTACGAAGGAGTATATGGACGGCATAGTTTCAAAACTCAAAGATGACATTCAGACTGAGATTCAAAGACAGAATGAGGAACTAGTGAATACTCTAAAGGTGAGAATAAACTATCTGGAGAGTGAAAATGAAGAACTTAAAGAAAAGGTCAGTCTATTAGAACAGAGAGAGAGTGACTCGGAGGACACTATATGTGAACTCGAATCGAAATTCAATGACCTTGAACAGCAGGGCAGAAAGAATTCTGTAAGAATTTTTGGACTTACTGATCCTTCAGTAAAGGAATCTGCCGAAGAGTGTGTAAAAAGAGTGGTGGAATTTTCCAACAGTAATCTTAAAGTTCCATTAAGGACGGAGGACATTGATTATGCCCATAGGCTTGGAAAGTTTGACCAATCAAAGAAAAGAGCTGTGATTGTCAAATTTACTCACAGGACGAAGAAGTTTGAGATTATCAAGTCCAGGAGGATCTTGAGGAACTCTGGTATTACGGTCTCGGAGGACTTAACACGAATTAACCAGCAGAGACTAAGTGAAGCTTTCAGACTGAACAGTGTACAGAACTCTTATAGCATTGATGGCAAACTCTTTGTGGTGCTGAAGAACGGAAAGAAGAGAAGACTGTTTTATGACACTAAACTCACAGACTCGTATCTGGAAAATGACGCAAATTTCAAGTATACTGGTCGTGCGTGA